From a region of the Tiliqua scincoides isolate rTilSci1 chromosome 4, rTilSci1.hap2, whole genome shotgun sequence genome:
- the PRELID3A gene encoding PRELI domain containing protein 3A — translation MKIWSSEHEFGHPWDTVIKAAMRKYPNPMNPSVVGVDVLDRSLDSQGRLHSHRLLSTEWGLPSIVKAILGTSRTVTYIKEHSVVDPVEKKMVLCSSNITLTNLVSVEERLVYTPHPENPEKTLLTQEAIITVKGVSLSSYLESLMASTISSNARKGREALEWVIGELTSSTRESVKSAMAAASVEN, via the exons ACACCCATGGGATACTGTCATCAAAGCTGCTATGAGAAAATATCCAAATCCCATGAACCCTTCTGTGGTCGGAGTTGATGTTTTGGACCGAAGCCTTGATAGTCAGGGGCGGTTGCACAGTCACCGACTGCTGAGTACTGAATGGGGCCTGCCAAGTATTGTCAAAGCG ATCCTAGGAACAAGTAGAACTGTTACATATATTAAAGAACATTCTGTGGTGGATCCAGTGGAAAAGAAGATGGTGTTGTGTTCCTCTAAT ATTACACTTACAAATCTTGTATCAGTTGAAGAACGATTGGTCTATACCCCTCATCCTGAAAATCCTGAGAA AACTTTGCTAACTCAAGAAGCCATTATTACGGTGAAAGGTGTTAGCCTCAGTAGTTACTTGGAATCTTTAATGGCGAGCACAATATCTTCTAATGCTAGAAAG GGTCGAGAAGCCTTGGAGTGGGTGATTGGCGAGTTGACTTCATCCACGCGAGAGAGCGTCAAGTCCGCAATGGCAGCAGCTTCAGTAGAGAATTGA